From a single Mobula birostris isolate sMobBir1 chromosome 32, sMobBir1.hap1, whole genome shotgun sequence genomic region:
- the wdr83 gene encoding WD repeat domain-containing protein 83, with protein sequence MTFPAPRPRAPQFPSEQFRKLECKQGAVRAVRFNVDGNYCLTCGSDKTLKLWNPHRGTLLKTYTGHGYEVLDAAGSCDNSQICSCSGDKTIILWDVATGQLVRKFRGHGGKVNCVQFNEESTVIISGSIDTSIRCWDCRSRKTEPIQILDEAKDGISSVKVSDHEILSGSVDGRVRRYDLRMGQLFADFIGSPITSVCFSRDGQCTLSSSLDSTLRLLDKETGELLGQYTGHKSQQYKLDCCFNESDTHVVSGSEDGQVYFWDLVEGCQATTLNVGKGVVQSLNYHPTHSCLLIATEGTVQLWGDQMYAAEMQTAT encoded by the exons ATGACATTCCCCGCTCCGCGGCCGCGGGCCCCGCAGTTTCCCAGCGAACAGTTCAGAAAGTTGGAGTGCAAGCAGGGCGCCGTGAGAGCCGTGCGCTTCAACG TGGATGGTAATTATTGCCTGACCTGTGGCAGTGACAAGACCCTGAAGCTGTGGAATCCACATCGAGGAACGCTCCTGAAGACCTACACTGGCCATGGATATGAGGTTCTGGATGCAGCTGG GTCCTGCGATAACAGCCAGATCTGTTCGTGCAGCGGTGACAAAACCATCATACTGTGGGACGTGGCGACGGGGCAGCTGGTGCGGAAGTTTCGCGGCCATGGCGGG AAAGTGAACTGCGTTCAATTCAATGAGGAGTCGACTGTCATTATTTCAG GTTCCATTGACACCTCGATTAGGTGTTGGGATTGCCGCTCGCGGAAAACAGAACCCATTCAGATTCTCGATGAAGCAAAGGATGGGATCTCCAGCGTGAAGGTTTCCGACCATGAAATTCTGTCAGG GTCTGTCGATGGACGGGTGCGGCGGTATGACCTTCGAATGGGACAGCTGTTTGCGGATTTCATTGGAA GTCCAATAAcaagtgtatgtttcagcagagatGGGCAGTGTACACTGagctccagcctggactccacacttCGGCTCTTGGATAAGGAGACTGGGGAGTTACTAGGACA GTACACAGGCCACAAGAGCCAACAGTACAAGCTGGACTGCTGCTTCAATGAGTCCGACACACACGTGGTTAGTGGCTCCGAGGACGGGCAAGTGTATTTCTGGGATCTAGTCGAG GGCTGCCAGGCTACAACACTAAATGTTGGGAAGGGTGTGGTGCAGAGTCTGAATTACCACCCAACGCATTCCTGCTTGCTCATCGCCACAGAGGGGACCGTGCAGCTCTGGGGAGACCAAATGTATGCAGCAGAGATGCAAACAGCCACGTGA